Genomic window (Chthonomonas sp.):
AGGGCGAAAGCCTTTCACCGACGCGGCTGAGCTGGCCCTGACAATGGGAACCTGGTGGCTGGCGAGAGAGCACAAACCGGACGCGCTCGCGGGCTCGCGCCAAACCCGCTGCACGCGGCGAGGCTGGCGCGGCACGCACCACGGCATTCTGTCCGCGAATTGTCCGCGGCTCCGGCAACTCGCGCAAGGCGGCCAATCGCAAGGAAACCACTTTTCGCCGCGTCGGCCCATGGCCACTCCCCCGGACTCGCTCGCAAGGCTCGCATCGTCCTCCCACCCCGACGCGGCTGGTGCTGGCGTTGAAAAGGGACCCTGGTGGCTGGCAAAGGAGCGCAAGCCGGACTCGCTCGCGGGGCTCGCGTCGCCCTCCTGCCCCGACCGCCCCGACGCGGCGGAAACTTCGCCATCGATTTTCGCAGGATGTGGCTTATACTGTGTGCTCAGGCGGATTTCGCCCGGAGTTGTGTTTCACATGAGGAAGATTGCTGTTTTGGGGTTTGTCGCGGTGGCGTTCCTACCGGGGCTTGCGCTCGCGCAGGTTCGTCAGTTTCGTTTCTACTTGACTTACCAGGATCCAATGCTTATTGCTCTGGCGAGAGCAAGTGGCGCAGATGTCACCGCTGCTCTGGGTAAGGAGATACCCTCGGATAGATATCTAAATGTGCCAGCGGCAAGCTCCTTCCGAGTGGGTTTGGAATTTCAGCATATCTCAAACGGCGAAGGGGACGTCTATGTTAAGGATTGTATAAGCTTCATCGCGTATGATCGGGCTGAGTTGACAAATGTCAGTTATCTCGCGGCTCCACCCTTAGATAACTACTCCTTTAGAAAAGTCGCTCCAATGTTTACAACGGAGTCAAGCTTGTCAATGAACTTGGAGAATTTCGGTGGCGGATCGGCTTATGATCTAAACCGGGATCCTATCGACGAGAACAATGATGGCATCCCAGATCAAGCAACTTACTTTGCGAGTTCATCCCTTGGCGTTGGAGGTTATGTTTTGGGAAGCGACGACACTCGCCAGGTGCGACCGGTTGGGACATCTTATGCGATCCGGCCATTGTATCGACGGTC
Coding sequences:
- a CDS encoding PEP-CTERM sorting domain-containing protein (PEP-CTERM proteins occur, often in large numbers, in the proteomes of bacteria that also encode an exosortase, a predicted intramembrane cysteine proteinase. The presence of a PEP-CTERM domain at a protein's C-terminus predicts cleavage within the sorting domain, followed by covalent anchoring to some some component of the (usually Gram-negative) cell surface. Many PEP-CTERM proteins exhibit an unusual sequence composition that includes large numbers of potential glycosylation sites. Expression of one such protein has been shown restore the ability of a bacterium to form floc, a type of biofilm.), translating into MRKIAVLGFVAVAFLPGLALAQVRQFRFYLTYQDPMLIALARASGADVTAALGKEIPSDRYLNVPAASSFRVGLEFQHISNGEGDVYVKDCISFIAYDRAELTNVSYLAAPPLDNYSFRKVAPMFTTESSLSMNLENFGGGSAYDLNRDPIDENNDGIPDQATYFASSSLGVGGYVLGSDDTRQVRPVGTSYAIRPLYRRSNGTSALGWLKVQPGERHRICTSVYTNSLQVGEPYGSRTGETGLLLHTTGGEQTGQSNNLGYPRNSGFNPEPWQNIGAKYTLMGAAPVPEPGGMVGLLAGLAMLIRRRG